The proteins below come from a single Myripristis murdjan chromosome 10, fMyrMur1.1, whole genome shotgun sequence genomic window:
- the LOC115366943 gene encoding protocadherin gamma-A10-like, with the protein MELSRPQCEKWRLCSRPTYTWQRLLHLVFLLYTVSGQIRYSVPEEMKKGSLIGNVAQDLGIDLQRLRSGRARIVTGESIQYAELKADKGILVVNERIDREQLCGDVTPCSLSFEIILENPIELHRVIVEILDVNDNAPTFKNNVITLEISESAAVGSHFDLESAFDPDVGVNNLHNYVLSTNNNFVLKQHSNADGIKFAEIILQKPLDRELDPQLSLKLIAVDGGTPQRSGTVNIDITVLDANDNAPVFNQSMYKATVTENAPIGTYITTVNASDADSGSNGLVTYSFSNLMGHSANVFQIDSVSGKIYVADNIDFEKDKKYELRVGAKDHGGLTDASKVIIEVTDVNDNAPVINVMSFSSPVSEHVPVGSTIAVIYVKDSDSEKNGQIKCLIDTKLPFKIQSSLTNYYNLLSDIAFDRETVPEYNVTITATDSGSPPLSSTTTLHLKISDVNDNAPLFTKSTYVAYITENNTPGVSIFSVSAQDYDWNQNARISYLLEDTQVNGSPVSTYLSINSDTGVVHAVRTFDYEQIKELQLAVKAQDGGSPPLSSNVSVKILIQDQNDNAPQVLYPVQTGGSLVAEIVPRSAEVGYLVTKVVAVDVDSGQNAWLSYKLQKATDRALFEVGLQNGEIRTIRQVTDKDTVKQRLTVVVEDNGHPSRSATVIVNVAVADSFPEVLSEFTDFTQDKEYNDNLTFFLVLALAVVSFLFITCLVVIISVKIYRWRQSRILYQSNLPVIPYYPPRYSDTLGTGTLPHVYNYEVCRTTDSRKSDCKFGRAGSQNVLIMDPSSTGTMQRIQSDKSILDELDSPLEVSFVYVFTTSMRRCEIMKL; encoded by the coding sequence ATGGAGCTGAGTCGGCCCCAATGCGAGAAATGGCGTTTGTGTTCTAGGCCCACATATACATGGCAACGGCTGTTACATCTCGTGTTTTTATTGTACACCGTCAGTGGACAAATCCGGTATTCAGTCCCAGAGGAGATGAAAAAGGGTTCGCTTATCGGGAATGTGGCACAAGATCTGGGGATAGACCTGCAGAGGCTCCGCTCTGGACGGGCCCGTATCGTGACCGGAGAGAGCATTCAGTACGCCGAGCTGAAGGCAGACAAAGGGATCCTAGTCGTGAATGAGAGAATCGACCGAGAACAGCTTTGTGGAGACGTAACACCTTGTAGCCTCAGCTTTGAAATCATTTTAGAAAACCCCATTGAACTCCACCGTGTAATAGTAGAAATATTGGACGTAAATGACAATGCGCCAACTTtcaaaaataatgtaattacaTTGGAAATCAGCGAATCTGCTGCAGTAGGATCACATTTCGACTTAGAGAGCGCTTTTGATCCCGATGTAGGCGTTAACAATTTGCATAATTACGTTTTGTCCACAAATAACAATTTCGTTTTGAAACAACATTCAAACGCTGATGGAATAAAATTCGCAGAAATTATATTGCAGAAGCCTTTAGACAGAGAACTGGATCCCCAGCTCTCTTTAAAGCTGATAGCAGTGGACGGTGGGACTCCACAGAGATCTGGTACTGTAAATATAGATATAACTGTTTTGGATGCCAATGACAATGCTCCTGTTTTTAATCAATCTATGTACAAGGCTACCGTGACAGAAAATGCACCCATTGGTACCTATATTACTACTGTCAACGCTTCAGATGCCGACAGCGGATCTAATGGTTTGGTTACTTATAGTTTTTCTAACCTAATGGGGCACTCTGCCAACGTATTTCAAATTGACAGTGTGTCTGGTAAAATTTATGTTGCTGATAACATTGATtttgaaaaagataaaaaatacgAGTTGAGAGTTGGGGCCAAAGATCACGGTGGTCTGACTGATGCAAGTAAAGTTATAATTGAAGTTACTGACGTTAATGATAACGCCCCAGTTATCAATGTAATGTCCTTCTCCAGCCCTGTTTCAGAACATGTCCCTGTTGGGTCGACTATAGCTGTTATATATGTTAAGGATTCAGACTCAGAAAAAAACGGACAAATAAAATGCTTAATAGATACGAAACTCCCCTTTAAAATCCAGTCCTCTTTGACTAATTACTACAACTTGCTTTCAGATATAGCTTTCGACCGTGAAACCGTGCCAGAATACAACGTAACTATTACTGCCACCGATTCAGGGTCACCTCCACTTTCCAGTACAACAACTTTACATCTTAAAATATCTGATGTAAACGATAACGCGCCGTTGTTCACTAAATCAACTTATGTTGCCTATATCACTGAAAATAATACTCCTGGGGTGTCAATATTTAGTGTGAGCGCGCAAGATTATGACTGGAATCAAAACGCGAGAATATCATACCTCCTGGAGGACACACAGGTCAATGGAAGTCCAGTATCTACGTATCTTTCCATAAATTCTGACACGGGTGTTGTACATGCTGTTCGCACTTTTGATTATGAGCAAATAAAAGAGCTTCAACTAGCTGTCAAAGCGCAGGACGGAGGTTCGCCTCCACTCAGTAGCAATGTGAGTGTGAAAATACTGATCCAGGACCAGAACGACAACGCCCCTCAGGTGCTGTACCCAGTCCAGACTGGTGGCTCTCTGGTGGCTGAAATTGTGCCTCGTTCAGCAGAGGTGGGCTATCTGGTGACAAAAGTGGTGGCTGTTGATGTGGACTCTGGCCAGAATGCCTGGCTCTCCTATAAACTGCAGAAAGCCACAGACAGGGCGCTGTTTGAAGTGGGCTTACAGAATGGGGAAATCAGAACTATCCGCCAAGTCACTGACAAAGATACTGTGAAGCAAAGGCTGACTGTTGTGGTGGAGGACAACGGCCATCCCTCCCGTTCAGCTACAGTCATTGTTAACGTGGCGGTGGCAGACAGCTTCCCTGAAGTGCTGTCGGAGTTCACTGACTTTACACAGGACAAGGAGTACAATGACAACCTGACTTTTTTCTTGGTCTTGGCTTTGGCTGTGGTTTCCTTTCTGTTCATCACGTGCCTGGTGGTTATTATATCAGTGAAAATCTACAGATGGAGACAGTCTCGCATCCTGTATCAGTCCAACCTGCCGGTGATTCCATATTATCCCCCACGTTACTCAGACACTTTGGGGACAGGGACTCTCCCACACGTGTACAATTACGAGGTGTGCAGGACGACTGACTCCAGAAAGAGTGACTGTAAGTTCGGCAGAGCCGGTAGTCAGAACGTCCTGATAATGGATCCCAGTTCAACAGGGACGATGCAGCGGATACAGAGTGACAAGAGCATCCTGGATGAACTAGACTCTCCTCTAGAGGTTAGTTTTGTGTATGTCTTCACAACAAGCATGAGAAGATGTGAAATTATGAAACTATGA
- the LOC115366945 gene encoding protocadherin beta-16-like: MSDRTMRRQVSLFFSIMSLTSVLGQVSYTIPEEMAKGSLVGNIAHDLGLDVKRLISGKARIHTGNNAEYIELSRERGMLLIKERIDREALCGQVTPCALHFQIILENPIEFYRVTIEITDVNDNTPLFQKDAMKFDISESAMIGAKFVLERAFDSDIGVNGLQSYSLHPTDNFILKLHGQADGSKKVEMVLQKPLDREKEEQISLLLTAMDGGEPMMSGTVQIYVTVLDANDNAPVFSQPIYKARLEENSPKDTLLTTVRATDKDHGSNGLVTYSISSSTVGILDHFKIDEINGDVRLIGDVDYEKSKQYQIDIEAKDQGGLSDSCKLVVDIIDVNDNKPLIDLMSSSRQIPEDSQSQTVIAVMSVHDPDSDNNGLVSCVLPEIIPFTIKSTSNGFYTVLTNSDLDREKASEFNITVTCSDEGVPSLSSSVTLTVQISDVNDNAPVFERSSYEAFIVENNTPGLSIFTVKARDADWNQNARVSYILEDSSINGVPVSSYVSVSADSGVIHAVRSFDYEQIKDFHFRVKAQDGGSPPLSSIASVKILIQDQNDNAPQVLYPVQTGGSLVAEMVPRSAEVGYLVTKVVAVDVDSGQNAWLSYKLQKATDRALFEVGLQNGEIRTIRQVTDKDAVKQRLTVVVEDNGQPSRSATVNVNMAVADSFPEVLSEFTDFTQDKEYNDNLTFYLVLALAVVSFLFITCLVVIISVKIYRWRQSRILYQSNLPVIPYYPPRYSDTLGTGTLPHVYNYEVCRTTDSRKSDCKFGRAGSQNVLIMEPSSTGTMQRIQTEKSILDEPDSPLEV, encoded by the exons ATGTCGGACAGAACAATGAGGAGGCAAGTATCGTTATTTTTCTCGATTATGTCTCTCACATCAGTGCTCGGACAGGTCAGCTACACAATTCCCGAAGAAATGGCGAAAGGCTCTCTAGTCGGTAATATAGCACATGATTTAGGTTTAGATGTTAAAAGACTAATATCAGGGAAAGCTCGGATACACACTGGAAATAACGCGGAATACATCGAGCTGAGTAGAGAAAGAGGAATGCTCCTAATCAAAGAAAGAATAGACAGAGAAGCGCTGTGCGGCCAAGTGACACCTTGTGCTTTACATTTTCAGATAATTTTGGAAAACCCCATAGAGTTTTACAGGGTCACGATCGAAATCACTGATGTCAATGACAATACACCTCTCTTCCAGAAGGATGCAATGAAATTTGATATAAGCGAGTCGGCTATGATCGGTGCAAAATTCGTTCTCGAGAGGGCGTTTGATTCTGACATTGGGGTAAATGGGCTACAGAGCTATTCACTCCACCCTACcgataatttcattttaaaattgcaCGGTCAAGCTGATGGCAGTAAAAAGGTAGAAATGGTTTTACAGAAACCCTTAGACcgagagaaagaggagcagaTATCTTTACTGCTGACTGCTATGGATGGGGGCGAGCCAATGATGTCTGGAACGGTGCAGATTTACGTTACCGTCTTAGACGCAAACGACAATGCTCCCGTTTTTTCTCAACCAATATATAAGGCACGTTTGGAAGAAAATTCTCCGAAAGATACGCTGTTAACTACAGTGAGAGCAACGGATAAAGACCATGGTTCAAATGGCTTGGTTACATATTCAATATCCAGTAGCACAGTTGGTATTCTGGATCACTTTAAAATAGATGAAATCAACGGAGATGTGCGTTTGATAGGCGACGTAGATtatgaaaaatcaaaacagtaTCAAATTGATATTGAAGCTAAAGACCAAGGGGGACTATCAGACTCCTGTAAGTTAGTAGTGGATATCATTGATGTTAATGACAACAAACCCCTAATAGATCTTATGTCGTCATCACGGCAGATTCCAGAAGACTCTCAGTCTCAGACAGTGATAGCAGTAATGAGTGTACATGATCCTGATTCTGACAACAATGGATTAGTCAGCTGCGTTCTTCCTGAAATTAttcctttcacaataaaatcaacATCAAATGGTTTCTATACAGTGTTGACAAACAGTGATTTAGACCGTGAAAAGGCCTCTGAGTTCAATATTACTGTGACTTGCTCTGATGAGGGagtcccctccctctccagcagCGTCACTCTCACCGTACAGATCTCAGATGTGAATGACAACGCGCCTGTCTTTGAGAGGAGCTCATATGAGGCCTTCATTGTAGAAAACAACACCCCAGGCCTCTCTATATTCACAGTGAAAGCCAGAGACGCTGACTGGAACCAGAATGCCCGTGTCTCTTACATACTGGAGGACTCCTCGATTAACGGTGTGCCCGTCTCCTCATATGTGTCTGTCAGTGCTGATAGTGGAGTCATCCATGCAGTGCGCTCTTTTGACTACGAGCAGATCAAAGATTTCCATTTTCGCGTCAAAGCGCAGGATGGAGGCTCTCCTCCACTGAGTAGCATTGCGAGTGTGAAAATACTGATCCAGGACCAGAACGACAACGCCCCTCAGGTTCTGTACCCAGTCCAGACTGGTGGCTCTCTGGTGGCTGAAATGGTGCCTCGTTCAGCAGAGGTGGGCTATCTGGTGACCAAAGTggtggctgtggatgtggacTCTGGCCAGAATGCCTGGCTCTCCTATAAACTGCAGAAAGCCACAGACAGGGCGCTGTTTGAAGTGGGCTTACAGAACGGGGAAATCAGAACTATCCGCCAAGTCACTGATAAAGATGCTGTGAAACAACGGCTGACTGTTGTGGTGGAGGACAACGGCCAGCCCTCTCGTTCAGCTACAGTCAATGTTAACATGGCGGTGGCGGACAGCTTCCCTGAAGTGCTGTCGGAGTTCACTGACTTTACACAGGACAAGGAGTACAATGACAACCTGACGTTTTACTTGGTCTTGGCTTTGGCTGTGGTTTCCTTTCTGTTCATCACATGCCTGGTGGTTATTATATCAGTGAAAATCTACAGATGGAGACAGTCTCGTATCCTTTATCAGTCCAACCTGCCGGTGATTCCATATTATCCCCCACGTTATTCAGACACTTTGGGGACAGGGACTCTCCCACACGTGTACAATTACGAGGTGTGCAGGACGACTGACTCCAGAAAGAGTGACTGTAAGTTCGGCAGAGCCGGTAGTCAGAATGTCCTGATAATGGAGCCCAGTTCAACAGGAACGATGCAGCGGATACAGACTGAGAAAAGCATCCTGGATGAACCAGACTCTCCTCTAGAG GTGTAG
- the LOC115366946 gene encoding protocadherin gamma-A5-like — protein MITVRFPRFFFNHYIDDQVSYTIPEEMAKGLLIGNIAHDLGLDVKRLKSGKARIYTGDNTEYIDLNKEKGVLLVNQRIDRETICGQTTPCALHFQIILEGPMEFYSVTVEITDINDNSPAFEKSYMKFKISESAVTGAKFLLERAVDLDVGINGLQSYFLTKTDNFVLNLKVQPDGEKIPEMVLQRPLDREKQEEMSLVLTAVDGGEPKLSGTAQIHITVLDANDNAPVFTKPVYKATITENAPKGTVMTRVSAFDADKGLNSKLTFSISSTVAEVRDLFEMNELNGDLMLKTSVDYEKARNYQIHVQASDEGGLTDSCKIIVDVLDINDNNPIINIMSQTNVIPENSASGTVVTMVNVQDLDSGENGKVDCTMNENLPFKLKSTSSNFFSLLTDNDLDRERASEYNITVTCSDEGVPSLSSSVTLTLQISDVNDNAPFFERSSYEAYIVENNTPGLSIFTVKAGDPDWNQNARVSYILEDSSVNGVPVSSYVSVSADSGVIHAVRSFDYEQIKDFHFRVKAQDGGSPPLSSNVSVKILIQDQNDNAPQVLYPVQTGGSLVAEMVPRSAEVGYLVTKVVAVDVDSGQNAWLSYKLQKATDRALFEVGLQNGEIRTIRQVTDKDAVKQRLTVVVEDNGQPSRSATVNVNVAVADSFPEVLSELTDFTQDKEYNDNLTFYLVLALAVVSFLFITCLVVIISVKTHRWRQSRILYQSNLPVIPYYPPRYSDTLGTGTLPHVYNYEVCRTTDSRKSDCKFGRAGSQNVLIMEPSSTGTMQRIQSDKSILDEPDSPLEVC, from the exons ATGATAacag TAAGATTcccgagatttttttttaatcattacatTGATGATCAA GTCAGCTACACCATTCCGGAAGAAATGGCGAAAGGCTTATTAATCGGCAACATAGCACATGATTTAGGTTTGGATGTAAAAAGACTAAAATCAGGTAAAGCTCGTATTTACACGGGAGATAATACAGAATACATCGATCTTAATAAAGAAAAGGGAGTCCTCCTTGTCAATCAGAGAATAGACAGAGAGACGATATGCGGACAGACGACACCTTGCGctttgcattttcagattattttggAAGGCCCCATGGAattttacagtgttacagttgAAATTACGGATATAAATGATAATTCTCCGGCTTTTGAAAAATCCTATATGAAATTCAAAATAAGTGAATCCGCTGTAACTGGAGCAAAATTCTTGTTAGAGAGGGCAGTAGACCTTGATGTTGGCATCAATGGTCTACAGAGCTATTTTCTGACGAAAACCGACAATTTCGTGCTCAACCTGAAAGTTCAGCCCGATGGAGAAAAAATACCGGAAATGGTTTTACAGAGACCTCTTGACagggaaaaacaagaagagaTGTCTCTAGTATTAACTGCGGTAGACGGTGGGGAACCAAAGCTGTCTGGCACAGCACAGATACACATTACAGTGCTCGATGCCAATGACAATGCGCCAGTTTTTACGAAACCTGTATATAAAGCAACAATAACTGAGAATGCTCCCAAAGGTACAGTTATGACCAGAGTCAGTGCTTTCGATGCAGATAAAGGCTTAAATTCTAAGTTAACATTTTCGATATCGAGTACAGTTGCAGAAGTGCGGGACttgtttgaaatgaatgaattaaatggTGATTTGATGTTGAAAACAAGTGTGGATTATGAAAAAGCACGTAACTATCAGATACATGTTCAGGCCAGTGACGAAGGAGGACTGACAGATTCATGTAAAATAATCGTTGACGTTTTAGACATTAACGATAACAATCCAATTATCAATATAATGTCACAAACCAACGTCATACCGGAGAATTCTGCATCAGGAACGGTTGTCACCATGGTAAATGTTCAGGACTTAGATTCCGGGGAAAATGGAAAAGTCGACTGCACCATGAATGAAAACCTTCCTTTCAAATTAAAGTCGACCTCAAGCAATTTCTTTAGCCTGCTGACGGACAATGATTTAGACCGAGAGAGAGCCTCTGAGTACAATATCACAGTGACTTGCTCTGATGAAGGagtcccctccctctccagcagTGTCACTCTCACTTTACAGATCTCAGATGTGAACGACAACGCGCCTTTCTTTGAGAGGAGCTCATACGAGGCCTACATTGTAGAAAACAACACACCAGGCCTCTCTATATTCACAGTGAAAGCCGGAGACCCTGACTGGAACCAGAATGCCCGTGTCTCTTACATACTGGAGGACTCCTCGGTTAACGGAGTGCCCGTCTCCTCATATGTGTCTGTCAGTGCTGATAGTGGAGTCATCCATGCAGTTCGCTCTTTTGACTACGAGCAGATCAAAGATTTCCATTTTCGCGTAAAAGCGCAGGATGGAGGTTCTCCTCCACTCAGTAGCAATGTGAGTGTAAAAATACTGATCCAGGACCAGAACGACAACGCCCCTCAGGTTCTGTACCCAGTTCAGACTGGTGGCTCTCTGGTGGCTGAAATGGTGCCTCGTTCAGCAGAGGTGGGCTATCTGGTGACCAAAGTGGTTGCTGTTGATGTGGACTCTGGCCAGAATGCCTGGCTCTCCTATAAACTGCAGAAAGCCACAGACAGGGCGCTGTTCGAAGTGGGCTTACAGAATGGGGAAATCAGAACTATCCGCCAAGTCACTGATAAAGATGCTGTGAAACAACGGCTGACTGTTGTGGTGGAGGACAACGGCCAGCCCTCTCGTTCAGCTACAGTCAATGTTAACGTGGCGGTGGCGGACAGCTTCCCTGAAGTGCTGTCGGAGTTAACTGACTTCACACAGGACAAGGAGTACAATGACAACCTGACTTTTTACTTGGTCTTGGCTCTGGCTGTAGTTTCCTTTCTGTTCATCACGTGCCTGGTGGTTATTATATCAGTGAAAACCCATAGGTGGAGACAGTCTCGCATTCTTTATCAGTCCAACCTGCCGGTGATTCCATATTATCCCCCTCGTTACTCAGACACTCTGGGAACAGGGACTCTCCCCCACGTGTACAATTACGAGGTTTGCAGGACGACTGACTCCAGAAAGAGTGACTGTAAGTTCGGCAGAGCCGGTAGTCAGAACGTCCTAATAATGGAGCCCAGTTCAACAGGGACGATGCAGCGGATACAGAGTGACAAGAGCATCCTGGATGAACCAGACTCTCCTCTAGAGGTTTGTTAG
- the LOC115366947 gene encoding protocadherin gamma-A5-like, translating to MINIQDPDSGENGKVKCSINENVPFSISSTSINFFSLKTDYDLDREKASEYNITVTCSDEGVPSLSSSVTLTLQISDVNDNAPFFERSSYEAYIVENNTPGLSIFTVKARDADWNQNARVSYMLEDSSVNGVPVSSYVSVSADSGVIHAVRSFDYEQIKDFHFRVKAQDGGSPPLSSNVSVKILIQDQNDNTPQVLYPVQTGGSLVAEMVPRSAEVGYLVTKVVAVDVDSGQNAWLSYKLQKATDRALFQVGLQNGEIRTIRQVTDKDAVKQRLTVVVEDNGRPSRSATVNVNVAVADSFPEVLSEFTDFTQDKEYNDNLTFYLVLALAVVSFLFITCLVVIISVKIYRWRQSRILYQSNLPVIPYYPPRYSDTLGTGTLPHVYNYEVCRTTDSRKSDCKFGRAGSQNVLIMEPSSTETMQRILSEKSILDDPDSPLDVSAGKCCVFFSEINLPHFYV from the coding sequence ATGATAAATATCCAAGATCCAGACTCAGGTGAAAATGGGAAAGTTAAATGTTCCATTAACGAGAATGTCCCATTCTCAATTTCCTCAACGTCAATCAATTTCTTCAGTTTAAAAACCGACTATGATTTAGACAGAGAAAAAGCCTCTGAGTACAATATCACAGTGACTTGCTCCGATGAGGGAGTCCCGTCCCTCTCCAGCAGCGTTACTCTCACCTTACAGATCTCAGATGTGAATGATAACGCACCTTTCTTTGAGAGGAGCTCATATGAGGCCTACATTGTAGAAAACAACACCCCAGGCCTCTCTATATTCACCGTGAAAGCCCGAGACGCTGACTGGAACCAGAATGCCCGTGTCTCTTACATGCTGGAGGACTCCTCGGTTAACGGAGTGCCCGTCTCCTCATATGTGTCTGTTAGTGCTGATAGTGGAGTCATCCATGCAGTGCGCTCTTTTGACTACGAGCAGATCAAAGATTTCCATTTCCGAGTCAAAGCGCAGGATGGAGGTTCTCCTCCGCTGAGTAGCAACGTATCAGTAAAAATATTGATCCAGGACCAGAACGACAACACTCCTCAGGTTCTGTACCCAGTCCAGACTGGTGGCTCTCTGGTGGCTGAAATGGTGCCTCGTTCAGCAGAGGTGGGCTATCTGGTGACCAAAGTGGTGGCTGTTGATGTGGACTCAGGCCAGAATGCCTGGCTCTCCTATAAACTGCAGAAAGCCACAGACAGGGCGCTGTTCCAAGTTGGCTTACAGAATGGGGAAATCAGAACTATCCGCCAAGTCACTGATAAAGATGCTGTGAAACAAAGGCTGACTGTTGTGGTGGAGGACAACGGACGGCCCTCTCGTTCAGCTACAGTCAATGTTAACGTGGCGGTGGCGGACAGCTTCCCTGAAGTGCTGTCAGAGTTCACTGACTTCACACAGGACAAGGAGTACAATGACAACCTGACTTTTTACTTGGTCTTGGCTTTGGCTGTGGTTTCCTTTCTGTTCATCACGTGCCTGGTGGTTATTATATCAGTGAAAATCTACAGATGGAGACAGTCTCGCATCCTTTATCAGTCCAACCTGCCGGTGATTCCATATTATCCCCCTCGTTACTCAGACACTTTGGGGACAGGGACTCTCCCACACGTGTACAATTACGAGGTGTGCAGGACGACTGACTCCAGAAAGAGTGACTGTAAGTTCGGCAGAGCCGGTAGTCAGAACGTCCTGATAATGGAGCCCAGTTCAACAGAGACGATGCAGCGGATACTGAGTGAGAAGAGCATCCTGGATGACCCAGACTCTCCTCTAGATGTGAGTGCCGGAAAATGTTGCGTCTTTTTTTCGGAAATTAATTTAcctcatttttatgtttga